In Paenibacillus sp. 1781tsa1, one DNA window encodes the following:
- a CDS encoding glycoside hydrolase family 1 protein, producing MTKTIKHSFPKGFLWGGATAANQLEGAYDADGKGLSTSDMAPFVPHEERNGKDFTFDVDSVQLEEYLSGNTNVYFPKRNGVDFYHRYKEDIALFAEMGFKVFRLSIAWTRIFPTGEESIPNEAGLAFYDNVLDELLKYGIEPLVTISHYEMPVELTRKYNGWESREMIDLYLKFANTLFDRYKDKVKYWITFNEMNMMLTSLYTGGGILEDKIKGTPEQVAYQATHHQFVASSLAVKSGKEKMPNAQIGCMICRLETYAASSKPEDVLQTMKEDQMNLFYPEVQARGEYPSYMQRYFEENGIELVKAPNDDAIIRDNTVDFIAFSYYMTYIGKYDPNDNSNSGMLVSQIKNPHLKATEWGWPIDPIGLRVALNRLYDRYRMPLFIVENGLGAIDTPEEDGAVHDPYRINYLRSHIEQMKEAVADGVELMGFTSWGPIDIISCSTSEMGKRYGFIYVDQDNAGKGSLERTRKDSFHWYKQVIETNGETL from the coding sequence ATGACAAAAACAATTAAACACTCATTTCCTAAAGGATTTTTATGGGGCGGAGCTACCGCTGCCAATCAGCTGGAAGGTGCATATGACGCAGACGGCAAAGGACTCTCTACCTCAGACATGGCTCCATTCGTTCCTCATGAGGAGCGCAATGGCAAGGATTTCACCTTCGACGTCGATTCTGTTCAATTGGAAGAATACCTGAGCGGTAACACCAACGTATATTTCCCGAAACGGAACGGCGTGGATTTCTACCACCGCTACAAAGAAGACATTGCCTTGTTTGCGGAGATGGGCTTCAAAGTGTTTCGTCTTTCGATCGCGTGGACACGGATCTTCCCGACAGGAGAAGAATCAATTCCCAATGAAGCGGGTCTTGCCTTCTATGATAACGTGCTTGACGAACTTTTGAAATACGGCATTGAGCCGCTTGTAACGATCTCTCACTACGAGATGCCCGTAGAGTTAACCCGCAAATACAACGGCTGGGAAAGCCGCGAGATGATCGATCTGTATCTGAAATTTGCCAATACGCTGTTTGACCGTTACAAAGACAAAGTGAAATACTGGATTACCTTCAATGAAATGAATATGATGCTGACAAGTCTGTATACTGGCGGCGGCATTCTGGAAGATAAAATTAAGGGTACACCAGAGCAGGTAGCCTATCAGGCAACTCATCATCAATTTGTTGCAAGCTCACTGGCTGTCAAAAGTGGTAAAGAGAAGATGCCCAATGCTCAGATTGGCTGCATGATCTGTCGTCTGGAAACGTATGCTGCTTCTAGTAAACCGGAAGATGTGTTGCAGACGATGAAGGAAGATCAGATGAACCTGTTCTACCCAGAGGTACAGGCACGGGGCGAATACCCATCCTATATGCAAAGATATTTTGAGGAAAACGGCATTGAACTGGTTAAAGCTCCTAACGACGATGCCATTATTCGGGATAATACCGTGGACTTTATTGCTTTCAGTTATTACATGACGTATATCGGAAAATATGACCCCAATGACAACAGCAACTCTGGTATGCTGGTAAGTCAGATCAAAAACCCTCATCTGAAAGCTACCGAATGGGGATGGCCTATCGATCCGATTGGTCTTCGCGTCGCGCTGAACCGATTGTATGATCGTTACCGGATGCCGCTCTTCATCGTTGAGAACGGGCTGGGTGCTATCGACACACCGGAAGAGGACGGGGCAGTCCATGACCCTTATCGCATCAATTACTTGCGTAGCCACATTGAGCAGATGAAAGAAGCTGTCGCTGACGGCGTTGAATTGATGGGTTTCACTAGCTGGGGGCCTATCGATATCATTAGCTGCTCGACTTCTGAAATGGGCAAACGTTATGGTTTCATATATGTAGATCAAGACAATGCTGGCAAAGGTTCGCTTGAAAGAACTCGCAAAGACTCCTTCCACTGGTACAAACAAGTTATTGAAACAAACGGAGAAACGCTGTAA
- a CDS encoding phosphotransferase enzyme family protein encodes MINFNEAVNISNTHVLSLVSELFHLEGYHIQLIPPHEGGRNVVYTCEQEGFQSLILRVSFLPDRKREDYIAELEYIRYLFDHGASVSNVVSSKNVHLLEEITDGEHTFFVCLFNKAKGKLLVENHYQYREGVPLTEYYYNSGKVLGKMHQLSKSYAPVHRRHHFFDKYNTEYIERLVPKSFSLLRSKMVELLQAVKEMGSSQETFGMIHFDYNDGNYSIDFDTGQITVYDFDNSCFGWYMYDLADLWTHGVGWVQFEPDADKRKQFMDDYFQTALAGYSSETKIEDSMLEKLPLFIQVTLLENILGQFEEMQRAGEEPEVDEEMLYLIKCLEEDIPYKGFFHEMYSTEAPFEYEER; translated from the coding sequence ATGATTAACTTTAACGAGGCTGTTAACATTAGCAATACACATGTACTGTCGCTGGTATCCGAGCTGTTTCATCTGGAGGGTTACCACATTCAGCTTATTCCGCCTCATGAGGGTGGACGGAATGTCGTTTACACCTGTGAGCAAGAGGGGTTCCAGTCGCTAATTCTACGAGTTTCTTTTTTGCCTGACCGAAAGCGGGAAGATTACATTGCCGAACTGGAGTATATCCGGTATTTATTTGATCATGGAGCCAGCGTTTCGAATGTAGTGAGTTCCAAGAATGTCCATCTGCTGGAAGAGATCACTGATGGTGAGCATACGTTCTTTGTATGCCTGTTTAACAAGGCCAAGGGAAAGTTGCTGGTAGAGAACCATTATCAGTATCGTGAAGGGGTACCACTTACGGAATACTACTATAATAGCGGTAAAGTCCTGGGTAAAATGCATCAGCTATCCAAAAGCTATGCTCCTGTTCATCGCAGGCATCATTTTTTTGACAAATATAATACGGAGTATATCGAGAGGTTGGTCCCTAAATCATTCTCTTTGCTCAGAAGCAAAATGGTGGAACTTCTCCAAGCGGTAAAAGAAATGGGGTCGAGCCAGGAGACATTTGGCATGATTCATTTCGATTATAATGACGGGAATTATTCGATCGATTTTGATACCGGTCAAATCACCGTTTATGATTTCGATAATTCATGCTTCGGTTGGTATATGTATGATCTGGCAGATCTATGGACACACGGAGTCGGCTGGGTTCAATTTGAGCCGGATGCGGACAAACGCAAACAGTTCATGGATGACTATTTCCAAACCGCCCTTGCTGGTTATTCTTCCGAGACCAAGATCGAAGATTCGATGTTGGAGAAGTTGCCTTTGTTTATCCAAGTCACCCTCTTGGAGAACATTTTAGGTCAATTTGAAGAAATGCAGCGTGCCGGCGAAGAACCGGAAGTTGACGAAGAAATGTTGTATCTCATTAAATGTTTGGAAGAGGATATACCGTATAAAGGATTTTTCCATGAGATGTATTCCACTGAAGCTCCCTTTGAATATGAGGAACGCTGA
- a CDS encoding AraC family transcriptional regulator, translating to MHAGTVNMSIIDELSEYITLRMSSYLEQTHDSHWIERKSHSDYDLWFITAGSVKITIDGIEHMAAPGDVVFFYPDMPYTASTTGELCRFVYMHFDFSIAEQKRILGEFQLPGIVPGNLIQEESTLFTSSYRRFKQSNGASASPLYLKASLLLVIAKILELHRQGLYHGEFLNDRKPRKIEGSLEVLQNVFPYVDANLHRAIRVNELADIAGVSEKYFISLFKKILGITPGQYINQIKMNRARDYLYEKKYTIQQIAGFLGYPDPFTFSKAFKKFYNVPPSKFE from the coding sequence ATGCATGCAGGAACTGTAAATATGAGTATAATCGACGAGCTCTCGGAGTATATCACGCTTCGCATGAGCTCTTATCTGGAACAGACGCATGACAGTCATTGGATTGAACGAAAGTCACATTCTGATTACGATCTGTGGTTCATTACAGCAGGATCTGTCAAGATTACCATCGATGGAATCGAACATATGGCGGCCCCGGGTGACGTCGTGTTTTTTTATCCGGATATGCCCTACACGGCTTCCACGACCGGAGAGTTGTGCCGATTCGTATACATGCACTTTGATTTCAGCATCGCTGAGCAAAAGCGAATTCTCGGCGAGTTTCAACTCCCAGGCATCGTACCTGGTAACCTGATTCAGGAGGAATCAACGCTGTTCACCTCGTCCTATCGAAGGTTCAAGCAGAGTAACGGCGCTTCCGCCAGTCCACTTTACTTGAAAGCCTCTCTGCTTCTCGTCATCGCCAAAATTTTGGAATTACATAGGCAAGGCCTGTATCACGGTGAGTTTCTGAACGATCGGAAACCGAGGAAAATTGAAGGAAGTCTGGAAGTTCTGCAGAATGTATTCCCATACGTGGATGCGAATCTGCATCGTGCCATCCGAGTTAACGAACTTGCAGATATTGCCGGCGTCTCCGAGAAATACTTTATTTCGTTGTTCAAGAAAATTCTAGGTATTACACCTGGGCAGTACATTAATCAAATCAAAATGAACCGGGCCAGAGATTATCTGTACGAGAAAAAATATACGATCCAGCAAATTGCCGGATTTCTGGGATATCCCGATCCCTTTACGTTCTCCAAAGCATTCAAAAAATTTTACAACGTGCCTCCTTCCAAATTTGAATAA
- a CDS encoding glycoside hydrolase family 4: protein MNATSTQHPKVVVIGAGSLFFGRQSIWQMVHSPYLNQGTLALVDTDEERLSKMVTLAEMVAKENNVSLKIEGSVDRRQVLPGADFVVLSFAEESVKYRGIDCQVSLKYGIRMCSGDTIGPGGIFRAMRELPVIMECAKDIEELCPEAWVINYINPSTVHGIALHRYAPKLKSFALCDSHHMPHKKAYYAVRAGIIGDNSEFTEEINQKFDFRIAGVNHFTWLLKAEYEGKNVMPTIAEAMRRMAGEENNGGDRGAKALFNDAITYELYDIFGIIPTCTAHTKEYVRYWQGLGKTTDTIPPLSIWETEDRYQRHDEMWQQVDDFLAGTIPIADYMNIFGPDHATDIIENMVGNLGKKFFINTLNQGAVTNMNADSFLELLCDVNMDGAKPLHVGEMPRGIRGMQELVLDTHELTVEAVLEQSYEKLRRAMLTDPLVSSIRDADQIIRELLELERQMIPDVWYKDRLQYS, encoded by the coding sequence ATGAATGCTACAAGTACACAGCATCCAAAGGTAGTTGTTATTGGAGCGGGCAGCCTATTTTTTGGTCGTCAGTCCATCTGGCAGATGGTACACTCCCCATATTTGAATCAGGGAACGCTGGCTTTGGTGGATACGGACGAGGAACGACTCTCAAAAATGGTAACACTAGCGGAAATGGTTGCCAAGGAGAACAACGTATCCCTAAAGATTGAGGGTTCAGTGGACCGAAGACAGGTACTACCGGGAGCCGACTTCGTTGTGCTCAGCTTTGCGGAAGAATCGGTGAAATATCGGGGCATCGACTGCCAAGTCTCTCTAAAGTATGGGATTCGCATGTGTTCCGGTGATACGATTGGCCCTGGCGGGATCTTTCGCGCGATGCGGGAACTGCCGGTGATTATGGAATGTGCCAAGGACATCGAGGAACTGTGTCCGGAGGCCTGGGTGATCAATTATATTAATCCATCTACCGTTCACGGCATCGCATTACATCGTTATGCACCGAAACTTAAATCATTTGCGCTGTGCGATAGTCATCATATGCCGCATAAAAAAGCCTATTATGCCGTACGAGCCGGGATCATTGGAGACAATAGCGAGTTCACCGAAGAGATCAACCAAAAATTCGATTTCCGTATTGCCGGCGTTAATCATTTCACTTGGCTGCTCAAAGCCGAGTATGAAGGGAAAAATGTGATGCCCACGATCGCAGAAGCCATGCGCAGGATGGCAGGTGAAGAGAACAACGGCGGTGATCGGGGAGCCAAAGCTCTTTTTAACGATGCCATTACCTACGAACTGTATGATATTTTCGGAATCATTCCCACTTGCACGGCGCATACGAAGGAATACGTTCGATATTGGCAAGGTCTTGGCAAGACAACGGACACGATTCCTCCGTTATCAATCTGGGAGACAGAGGACAGGTATCAGCGGCATGATGAGATGTGGCAGCAGGTGGATGACTTTCTTGCAGGTACTATACCGATTGCAGACTATATGAACATATTTGGCCCGGATCATGCGACCGATATCATTGAAAATATGGTGGGGAACTTGGGCAAGAAGTTCTTTATCAATACACTCAATCAAGGTGCTGTAACCAATATGAATGCAGATTCCTTCCTGGAACTACTATGCGATGTAAATATGGATGGCGCGAAACCACTCCATGTAGGCGAGATGCCGCGTGGGATCAGAGGGATGCAAGAACTTGTACTTGATACGCATGAGCTTACGGTTGAAGCTGTGCTGGAACAAAGCTATGAGAAGCTGCGAAGAGCGATGCTCACTGACCCGCTCGTGAGTTCCATCCGTGACGCGGACCAAATCATCCGTGAATTGTTGGAACTGGAACGTCAGATGATTCCGGACGTTTGGTACAAGGATAGACTACAGTACAGCTAG
- a CDS encoding LysR family transcriptional regulator, producing MELLQLKYFQTVAYTEHISKAAAQLNIAQPSLSLTIKRLEDELGTPLFHRRGRSIQLNASGEILLKHVNRIFIEIENAEMEIKAEEQQISNTIRISITNTRFLTGLISDYINTFPDTKLHQGIGTRAEIITGLKKGELNLGITGHPIQDEEIESVVLVEEDIVLVVPTNHPYVGETSISLSVVADEPFISLADNKEYSGFTTMLCEKAGFLPNLAFEVDSHTLLEIIRLNQGVALLPISVCRTLGLSYVKIADDSAIYPISLSWVKQKWLSPAVREFRDFITSYYEDHAGLFKVQ from the coding sequence ATGGAATTGCTTCAGCTCAAATACTTTCAGACCGTTGCCTACACTGAACACATCTCCAAGGCAGCTGCTCAATTGAATATTGCTCAACCTTCCTTAAGCTTGACGATTAAACGACTTGAAGATGAACTGGGTACGCCTTTATTTCACAGGAGAGGACGAAGCATTCAATTAAATGCCTCAGGTGAAATTCTATTGAAGCATGTGAACCGAATTTTTATTGAAATTGAAAATGCAGAGATGGAGATTAAAGCGGAGGAACAGCAAATATCCAATACGATCAGGATCTCGATTACGAATACACGATTCCTCACGGGTCTTATTAGTGACTATATCAATACTTTTCCTGATACCAAGCTCCATCAAGGCATAGGGACGCGTGCTGAGATTATTACAGGTTTGAAGAAGGGTGAGTTGAATCTGGGCATTACGGGGCATCCGATTCAGGATGAGGAGATCGAGAGTGTTGTGCTTGTCGAGGAGGATATTGTTCTGGTTGTGCCAACAAATCATCCATACGTCGGAGAGACAAGTATCTCATTAAGTGTTGTTGCAGATGAGCCCTTTATTTCCCTTGCAGATAATAAGGAGTACAGCGGGTTTACAACGATGCTCTGTGAAAAAGCAGGCTTCCTGCCCAATCTTGCATTTGAGGTCGATTCTCATACTCTGCTCGAAATTATCAGGCTTAATCAGGGTGTTGCATTACTTCCTATCTCCGTATGCAGAACACTCGGGTTAAGTTATGTAAAAATTGCTGATGATTCAGCGATATATCCAATCAGCCTCTCTTGGGTCAAACAAAAATGGTTATCTCCTGCTGTAAGAGAATTTCGTGATTTTATTACTTCGTACTATGAAGACCATGCTGGCTTGTTTAAAGTGCAATAG
- a CDS encoding acetoacetate decarboxylase, translating to MKIDVNNIAKNLNTPLTAPAYPMPPYKFVNREYLNIIYRTDEKALRAAVPEPLEITDALVKFEVMWMPDVSGLGAYTEAGQVIPVQFNGEEGDYVHSMYVDNFPAIASGRELTAYPKKLGAPKLYTDSDTLVGTLDYGTLRVATATMGYKHVEMDKDIAKREICRPNFMIKIATDYTGNLRICDLIRTQITDIEVKEAWTGPARLQLFEHALAPLADLPVLEVVSASHILTNLTLNAAQPVYNYLEEK from the coding sequence ATGAAAATCGATGTGAATAACATAGCTAAAAATCTGAATACACCCCTAACGGCTCCGGCATACCCAATGCCACCGTACAAATTCGTGAATCGTGAATACTTGAATATTATTTACCGAACCGATGAAAAAGCATTGCGAGCAGCCGTACCCGAGCCTTTGGAAATTACTGATGCATTGGTTAAATTCGAAGTGATGTGGATGCCCGATGTATCTGGATTGGGTGCCTACACGGAAGCTGGACAAGTTATCCCTGTGCAATTCAATGGGGAGGAAGGCGATTATGTGCATTCGATGTACGTAGACAATTTCCCCGCGATAGCCAGTGGTCGAGAGCTCACCGCCTATCCGAAAAAGCTGGGCGCACCCAAGTTGTATACCGATTCAGATACACTTGTTGGCACACTTGATTATGGAACGCTGCGTGTAGCCACGGCAACGATGGGCTATAAACATGTGGAGATGGATAAAGATATCGCCAAACGCGAAATATGCCGACCTAACTTCATGATTAAGATTGCGACAGACTATACCGGGAATTTAAGAATATGTGATCTGATCCGAACTCAGATTACAGACATCGAAGTGAAAGAGGCTTGGACAGGACCTGCCCGGCTCCAACTGTTCGAACACGCATTGGCACCTCTTGCAGATCTGCCTGTGTTGGAAGTGGTGTCGGCTTCTCATATCCTTACCAACTTAACCTTAAACGCTGCACAACCTGTATACAACTACCTGGAAGAGAAATAA
- a CDS encoding ketopantoate reductase family protein, which translates to MRIAIVGAGSLGTIVGAYLADGGLDVELIDAYREHVEALNQTGAKVTGTTEFQAKVKAITPDQKSGQYDLVLLLTKQLYNDSILQELLPFLKEDSMVCSLQNGIPEEKVASIVGEKRVIAGSVEFGATFIKPGVSSLTTEYTQFKQYAFQIGELNGEITERIQRVKSVLDLVGGTHISDNLVGTKWSKLLINNAFSGLSAALNGEYGDIIDHEAGIVSAAHIADETIKVARANGVTLVKMNGFDIASLELNSKEDIPERVKTLRYVMEPSRLLKASMLQDLEKNRKTEIDYINGVVSSKAEGTGIATPYNDLVVKLVKSAEETQTVPDFDTNIKAFEELLSTQK; encoded by the coding sequence ATGAGAATTGCAATTGTAGGAGCAGGATCTTTGGGAACCATCGTAGGTGCATACCTTGCGGATGGTGGACTGGACGTTGAGTTAATTGATGCATATCGAGAACATGTTGAAGCTTTAAATCAAACGGGTGCTAAAGTAACGGGTACCACGGAGTTTCAGGCCAAAGTAAAAGCAATTACGCCTGATCAGAAATCAGGACAATATGACCTCGTTTTACTTTTGACCAAACAACTCTATAACGATTCGATTCTTCAGGAATTACTTCCATTCTTGAAAGAAGACAGTATGGTGTGTTCCTTGCAGAACGGGATTCCGGAAGAAAAAGTGGCGTCCATTGTTGGCGAAAAACGTGTCATTGCAGGCTCCGTTGAGTTTGGCGCTACGTTTATTAAACCAGGTGTATCAAGTCTCACAACCGAGTACACTCAATTTAAGCAGTATGCTTTTCAGATTGGTGAATTGAATGGTGAGATCACCGAACGAATTCAACGCGTGAAATCGGTGTTGGACCTTGTAGGTGGAACACATATTTCTGATAATCTGGTTGGAACCAAATGGTCCAAATTGCTGATCAACAATGCATTCAGTGGTTTGTCCGCTGCATTGAATGGGGAATATGGGGACATCATCGATCATGAAGCTGGCATTGTGAGTGCAGCTCATATTGCGGACGAGACGATTAAAGTTGCTCGCGCCAATGGGGTCACATTGGTTAAAATGAATGGATTCGACATCGCTTCACTCGAACTGAACAGCAAAGAAGATATCCCTGAACGGGTGAAAACATTACGTTACGTGATGGAGCCCTCCAGACTGCTCAAAGCAAGCATGCTTCAAGATCTGGAGAAGAACCGCAAAACAGAGATTGATTATATTAACGGGGTGGTTTCAAGCAAGGCAGAAGGTACCGGAATTGCGACACCTTATAATGATTTGGTTGTAAAACTGGTCAAATCTGCTGAAGAAACACAAACCGTTCCTGATTTTGACACGAATATAAAAGCTTTTGAAGAACTGTTAAGTACACAAAAATAA
- the codB gene encoding cytosine permease, whose amino-acid sequence MSKQDQEFSWQAVPKGQRNNFWKTLSVMLGFTFFSASMLAGGTLGVSLTFMEFIGIVLAGNLVLGIYTGALAHIAAKTGLSTHLLAKYAFGAKGSYLPSFLLGFTQVGWFGVGVAMFAIPVAKAMDWNVYLLIIVFGLAMTASAIFGMKSLVILGYIAVPAIAILGGYSMFEGAGSLGGLQGLLEYTPTQSLTAAAALTICIGSFISGGTLTPDFARFSRTSKQAVTATVIAFFLGNSLMFLFGAVGAMAYNLADISEVMFLQGLIIPAIIVLGLNIWTTNDNALYASGLGFANITKISKKFFVVVNGIVGTVFAMWMYNNFVSFLNVLGAAVPSIGAIIIADYFIVKRRNYKPFADMSFKNVNWVAMVAWAIGVAFAQLAPGVTPLNALLGTAVAYIVLMLIVPAKDSKEMGKTNDYTERKIAG is encoded by the coding sequence ATGAGCAAACAAGATCAAGAGTTTTCATGGCAAGCTGTGCCGAAAGGACAAAGAAACAACTTTTGGAAGACGTTATCCGTCATGCTCGGTTTTACATTTTTCTCAGCAAGCATGCTGGCAGGAGGCACGTTGGGCGTCAGCTTGACGTTCATGGAGTTCATTGGCATCGTGCTTGCAGGTAATCTGGTGCTTGGTATCTATACAGGGGCACTGGCGCATATCGCTGCCAAAACAGGCTTGTCCACACATTTGCTCGCTAAGTATGCATTCGGTGCAAAAGGATCGTATCTGCCTTCGTTCCTTCTAGGCTTCACACAGGTCGGATGGTTCGGAGTCGGCGTAGCCATGTTCGCGATTCCGGTCGCCAAAGCCATGGATTGGAACGTGTATCTGTTGATCATTGTGTTTGGACTTGCCATGACGGCATCCGCCATCTTCGGTATGAAGTCACTCGTCATTCTCGGTTATATCGCAGTTCCTGCAATTGCCATTCTCGGTGGATACTCCATGTTCGAAGGTGCAGGTTCGCTGGGAGGTTTGCAGGGGTTGCTTGAATACACGCCGACACAGTCACTTACTGCGGCGGCCGCATTAACGATCTGTATCGGATCATTCATCAGTGGCGGAACACTGACACCCGATTTTGCCCGGTTCTCCCGTACATCCAAACAGGCAGTTACCGCAACCGTTATTGCTTTCTTCTTGGGTAACTCACTTATGTTTCTGTTCGGAGCAGTTGGCGCAATGGCCTATAACCTGGCTGATATCTCGGAGGTCATGTTCCTGCAAGGATTGATCATCCCGGCGATCATCGTTCTGGGCTTGAATATTTGGACGACGAATGATAATGCACTGTACGCTTCAGGTCTTGGTTTTGCCAACATCACCAAAATTTCAAAGAAATTCTTCGTCGTTGTTAACGGCATCGTCGGTACTGTATTCGCCATGTGGATGTACAACAACTTCGTCAGTTTCCTTAACGTACTGGGCGCGGCGGTACCATCCATCGGAGCTATTATTATTGCAGATTACTTCATTGTGAAACGTAGAAACTATAAGCCATTTGCTGACATGTCGTTCAAAAATGTAAACTGGGTAGCGATGGTCGCTTGGGCCATAGGCGTGGCATTCGCCCAACTGGCTCCTGGCGTAACACCACTGAACGCACTACTTGGTACAGCAGTAGCCTATATCGTCTTGATGTTAATTGTTCCTGCCAAAGATTCCAAAGAAATGGGGAAAACAAATGATTATACAGAACGCAAAATTGCGGGGTAA
- a CDS encoding cytosine deaminase — translation MIIQNAKLRGKEGLWNIVVKDGKFDRITQSQEVNDNEEILDVNGSLVLPPFIEPHIHLDTTLTAGEPEWNLSGTLFEGIQRWSERKAFLTHEDVKTRSKTALKWQLAQGIQHVRTHVDVTDPSLIAAKAMLEVKEEMAPYMDIQLVAFPQEGIHSYPNGAELLEESLKMGVDVVGGIPHFEFTREYGVDSMKVAFDLAEKYDRLIDIHCDEIDDEQSRFVEVVAKEAYERGLGSRTTASHTTAMGSYNDAYTYKLFRLLKMANLNFVSNPLVNIHLQGRFDTYPKRRGLTRVKELQEAGLNVCFGHDDIFDPWYPLGTGNMLQVLHMGIHASQLLGYDQIVNSIDLITKNSARTLHIEDVYGIEEGKPANFIVLEAENEYEAVRKQAGVLYSFRGGRKIAESKPRDTSIFFEGSSEKVTFNK, via the coding sequence ATGATTATACAGAACGCAAAATTGCGGGGTAAAGAAGGACTATGGAATATTGTTGTGAAAGACGGGAAGTTTGACCGAATCACGCAGTCGCAGGAGGTGAACGACAATGAAGAGATCCTCGATGTCAACGGATCGCTGGTCCTGCCACCATTCATTGAACCTCATATTCATCTCGATACAACGCTCACAGCAGGTGAACCGGAATGGAATCTCAGCGGGACACTGTTCGAAGGTATCCAGCGCTGGTCAGAGCGCAAGGCTTTCTTGACACATGAGGATGTCAAAACACGTTCCAAAACAGCATTAAAGTGGCAATTGGCACAGGGCATCCAACATGTACGGACTCATGTGGACGTTACCGATCCAAGCTTGATCGCAGCTAAAGCGATGCTTGAAGTCAAAGAAGAAATGGCTCCATATATGGACATTCAGCTTGTTGCTTTCCCACAGGAAGGCATCCACTCTTATCCAAACGGTGCAGAATTGCTGGAAGAGTCACTGAAAATGGGCGTTGACGTGGTCGGTGGCATTCCACACTTCGAATTCACCCGGGAATATGGCGTTGATTCCATGAAAGTTGCGTTTGATCTGGCCGAAAAATACGATCGTCTGATCGACATCCATTGTGATGAAATCGATGACGAGCAATCTCGTTTCGTAGAAGTTGTTGCCAAGGAAGCCTACGAACGTGGACTGGGCTCACGCACAACGGCAAGCCACACAACAGCAATGGGGTCATATAATGACGCTTATACGTACAAATTATTCCGTCTGCTTAAAATGGCTAATTTGAATTTTGTCTCCAATCCGCTAGTCAACATTCACTTGCAGGGACGTTTCGATACGTATCCGAAGAGAAGAGGACTGACTCGGGTCAAAGAGTTGCAGGAAGCGGGTCTGAATGTGTGCTTTGGTCACGATGACATTTTCGATCCGTGGTATCCGCTGGGTACAGGTAACATGCTGCAAGTGCTGCACATGGGGATTCATGCATCGCAGCTGCTTGGTTACGACCAAATCGTGAATTCGATTGACCTCATTACCAAAAACAGCGCAAGAACGTTACACATCGAGGATGTATACGGTATTGAAGAAGGCAAACCTGCTAACTTCATCGTACTTGAAGCAGAGAACGAATATGAGGCTGTTCGCAAACAAGCTGGCGTGCTTTATTCCTTCAGAGGCGGTCGTAAAATTGCAGAATCGAAGCCAAGGGACACTTCAATCTTTTTTGAAGGCAGTTCAGAGAAAGTTACTTTCAATAAATAG